A single region of the Solwaraspora sp. WMMD791 genome encodes:
- a CDS encoding Fur family transcriptional regulator → MTSDLEAQLRAASLRVTRPRLAVLAALHDHPHVDTDTVIDLVHADHPTVSHQAVYDVLRVLTDAGLVRRIQPAGATARYERRVGDNHHHLVCRSCGAITDVDCAVGSAPCLTASDDHGFVVDEAEVVYWGICPGCATESATSSSVNPERNR, encoded by the coding sequence GTGACATCCGACCTCGAGGCGCAGCTGAGGGCGGCCTCGTTGCGGGTGACCCGACCGAGGCTGGCGGTCCTCGCCGCGCTGCACGACCACCCGCACGTCGACACCGACACGGTGATCGACCTGGTGCACGCCGATCATCCGACCGTGTCCCACCAGGCGGTCTACGATGTGCTGCGGGTCCTCACCGACGCCGGCCTGGTACGCCGTATCCAGCCCGCCGGCGCGACCGCCCGCTACGAACGGCGGGTCGGGGACAACCACCACCACCTCGTCTGCCGTTCCTGCGGCGCGATCACCGACGTCGACTGCGCCGTCGGCTCCGCCCCCTGTCTCACCGCCTCCGACGACCACGGCTTCGTGGTCGACGAGGCGGAGGTCGTCTACTGGGGCATCTGCCCCGGTTGTGCGACCGAAAGCGCCACCTCGTCATCGGTCAATCCGGAAAGGAACAGATGA